A stretch of Arcobacter arenosus DNA encodes these proteins:
- a CDS encoding cell division ATP-binding protein FtsE: MINAKNIYLSYDENKYIIKKGNFSIREREFIFIGGTSGSGKSTLLKSFYGEIPLKHGNLNIAGQEVFGIKGKALRRLRKDIGIIFQDYKLIKEWTIEENIMIPLKINGYSHDISKEQAKKLLAHVKLSHREGYYPNELSGGEQQRVAVARALAHNPKIIIADEPTGNLDDYSADVVWNLLKGANEQLGITVVVVTHRVPKNFGIRFRQLSIEDGIIYEVS; encoded by the coding sequence ATGATTAATGCCAAGAATATCTATCTTTCATATGATGAGAATAAATACATTATAAAAAAAGGTAATTTTTCTATTAGAGAAAGAGAGTTTATATTCATTGGGGGAACAAGTGGTAGCGGGAAATCTACTCTATTAAAATCTTTTTATGGTGAAATTCCATTAAAGCATGGTAATTTAAATATTGCAGGTCAAGAGGTTTTTGGGATTAAAGGAAAAGCTCTTAGAAGATTGAGAAAAGATATTGGAATTATCTTCCAAGATTATAAACTAATCAAAGAATGGACTATAGAAGAAAATATTATGATTCCATTAAAAATCAATGGCTATTCACACGATATTTCAAAAGAACAAGCAAAAAAACTTCTTGCCCATGTAAAATTAAGTCATAGAGAAGGATATTATCCAAATGAACTTAGTGGAGGAGAGCAACAAAGGGTTGCAGTTGCAAGAGCTTTAGCTCATAATCCAAAAATAATCATTGCAGATGAACCAACTGGAAACCTAGATGATTATTCTGCTGACGTAGTTTGGAATTTATTAAAAGGTGCAAATGAACAGTTGGGAATTACTGTGGTTGTTGTAACCCATAGAGTTCCTAAAAACTTTGGTATTAGATTTAGACAGTTATCTATTGAGGATGGAATAATATATGAAGTTTCTTAA
- a CDS encoding cell division protein FtsX, with protein MKFLKNTFAFVIPLTAMLISFIIYLFSSNILDNYKKTIANDYSIVVITNTPLIKEEITKLSDIRVEKIITLENNKIINNIKSSLSKSSIDLLKQKLPHFYKIKLEVFPTTSQLEIIKNQLYQNKNIRKVEMFSKNHNSVYLLLLLLNQISLILFSIILIFAIIMISKQIRIWFHEHHEKITILKLHGASILYSSSTILKYAIMSSLLSFLIVSGIFIYLVGDIGVLLPKDLEDIVIVTLTINNSLIKIFLLSFGISILTIIGVLLKYKMKYD; from the coding sequence ATGAAGTTTCTTAAAAACACTTTCGCTTTTGTTATTCCGTTAACAGCAATGTTAATCTCTTTTATAATTTATCTTTTTTCTTCTAATATTTTGGATAATTATAAAAAAACTATTGCTAATGATTATTCAATTGTTGTAATTACAAACACACCTTTAATAAAAGAAGAGATAACTAAACTTAGTGATATAAGAGTTGAAAAAATCATTACCCTTGAAAACAATAAGATTATAAATAATATAAAATCGAGTTTATCAAAATCTTCTATTGATTTATTAAAACAAAAACTACCCCATTTTTATAAAATTAAACTTGAAGTTTTTCCAACAACTAGTCAATTAGAAATTATAAAAAATCAACTATATCAAAACAAAAATATTAGAAAAGTTGAGATGTTTTCAAAAAACCATAATAGTGTATATCTATTATTATTGCTTTTAAATCAAATTAGTTTAATTTTATTTTCAATAATTTTGATTTTTGCAATAATTATGATTTCTAAACAAATTAGAATCTGGTTTCATGAACATCATGAAAAAATCACTATTTTGAAACTTCATGGTGCTTCTATTTTATATAGTTCATCTACAATTTTAAAATATGCAATTATGAGTTCTTTGTTATCATTTTTAATTGTTTCAGGAATTTTTATATATTTAGTTGGAGACATTGGTGTATTATTACCAAAAGATTTAGAAGATATTGTTATTGTTACACTTACAATAAATAATTCACTTATTAAAATATTCTTACTATCTTTTGGAATTTCAATATTAACAATAATAGGTGTACTTTTAAAATACAAAATGAAATATGATTAG
- a CDS encoding murein hydrolase activator EnvC family protein has translation MIRLLFFSIILFSFLDSSTKNIDKKITSNKKILEKSKTTQMKTDFLIKVLAKQISKQNKELTDLEKDINIVNDDIKKHEEQLEDAKSQLTSLQKNSKTLIKEKKENERQIVKVIIDEFSSAIALKLADESSLEELIDSEIYTILSQSSKDEILKLNNSYDLITQNKKENQNRIKKIASYIEDRKKRKKELNQLKIKHSKSLVSLEKKHKIYQEELKKTLQKQESLKTLLGKLNILKKEELEKQKEERIARAKKLAASKKNKQSSKAKQENFNIDDTRNEQYANNIDIDVRMIGSSTSGIKISKYKGRKTIAPLDSFDVIKNFGTYFDPVYKIELFNESIVLKSKSPQAKVKAIFNGKIVYAKKDAGMLENVVIIAHQNGLHTVYSHLDKISPSLKVGRWIKKGYVVGRVNDTLTFQATKNEMHINPKDLFKI, from the coding sequence ATGATTAGACTTTTATTTTTTTCAATAATATTATTCAGTTTTTTAGATTCTTCAACAAAAAACATCGATAAAAAAATTACTAGTAATAAAAAAATACTTGAGAAAAGTAAAACAACTCAAATGAAAACAGACTTTTTAATTAAAGTCTTGGCTAAACAAATTTCAAAACAAAATAAAGAATTAACTGATCTTGAAAAAGATATAAATATAGTAAATGATGATATAAAAAAACATGAAGAACAATTAGAAGATGCAAAAAGTCAACTTACAAGCTTACAAAAAAACTCTAAAACATTAATAAAAGAGAAAAAAGAAAATGAAAGGCAAATAGTAAAAGTTATAATAGATGAATTCTCTTCTGCTATTGCATTGAAGCTTGCAGATGAAAGCTCTTTAGAAGAATTGATTGATTCAGAAATATATACTATTTTATCTCAAAGTTCAAAAGATGAAATTTTAAAGCTTAATAATTCTTATGACTTAATTACCCAAAATAAAAAAGAAAATCAAAATAGAATCAAAAAAATTGCTTCTTATATAGAAGATAGAAAAAAAAGAAAAAAAGAGTTAAATCAACTAAAAATAAAACACTCTAAATCTTTAGTATCTTTAGAAAAGAAACATAAAATTTATCAAGAAGAGTTAAAAAAGACTCTACAAAAACAAGAATCATTAAAAACATTACTTGGAAAATTAAACATCCTTAAAAAAGAGGAATTAGAAAAACAAAAAGAAGAAAGAATTGCAAGGGCAAAAAAATTAGCTGCTAGTAAAAAGAATAAACAATCATCAAAAGCTAAGCAAGAAAACTTCAATATAGATGATACTAGAAATGAGCAATATGCCAATAATATTGATATTGATGTAAGAATGATTGGCTCATCAACTTCAGGTATTAAAATATCAAAGTATAAAGGAAGAAAAACTATTGCACCCCTTGATTCATTTGATGTAATTAAGAACTTTGGTACATATTTTGATCCTGTATATAAAATTGAACTTTTTAATGAATCAATAGTATTAAAATCTAAAAGTCCACAAGCAAAAGTAAAAGCTATATTTAATGGAAAGATTGTTTATGCAAAAAAAGATGCAGGAATGCTTGAAAATGTTGTAATTATTGCCCATCAAAATGGGCTTCATACAGTTTATTCACACCTTGATAAAATCTCTCCCTCTTTAAAAGTTGGAAGATGGATAAAAAAAGGTTATGTAGTTGGAAGAGTAAATGATACACTAACTTTTCAAGCAACAAAAAATGAAATGCATATTAATCCAAAAGATCTATTCAAAATATAG
- a CDS encoding GGDEF domain-containing protein, protein MKKKLLILSVLIIIILSIFITFYSLYNLRNVGIKSAIHNANSISEVVKSGLTSHMVNNNMDDVDTFIRSVSNIRNIEKLWLVRSEKINQQFNTTSFNIPRDKIDEEVLRTGEIKYEVDEGLTTSKIRISIPYIAQPDKGIDCLKCHNVSQGETLGAVSMELDISSIKEIGIESLYLTLFVVMLTVLIFTFISKKVLSPYTFLLTLFKDNLNYALNGNFKKIEPPFGLSEDIRNLTNDYNNLMITFKDTTEEIDKKLQGFIGYRTEFLTNRNPLSESREIIKKLSNLYQFKKEVEQDSSKEEIYKRLADVMENEFELRNFTFSEIDMLNNKITKVIEKGESFYCYKTLCESPELCRSARTKSDVHSIDLHNSCQYFDEKDKYYYCFNINIVKSLYLIVHCVVDTEEEFEQLKQKTVFIKNYLKEATPSLEVNLLMNALKNSAFRDGLTGLYNRKFLDEHSKKLIPQVKRESLNIGVLMLDMDHFKAVNDEYGHDIGDKVLKELGSILEESVRESDLVIRYGGEEFIVLLVGVKDAESALKIANNIGKKVRENEIDVYAGAKLKKTISIGLSMFPQDGKNFDSVLKNADIALYEAKSSGRDKVVRFKEEQVSSVDLF, encoded by the coding sequence ATGAAGAAAAAATTACTAATTCTTTCTGTTTTAATAATAATTATTTTATCAATTTTTATAACCTTTTACAGTTTATACAATTTACGAAATGTTGGAATAAAATCTGCTATTCATAATGCAAATTCTATTTCTGAAGTTGTAAAAAGTGGATTGACTTCTCATATGGTAAATAACAATATGGATGATGTAGATACATTTATTAGATCTGTTTCTAATATTAGAAATATTGAGAAGCTATGGCTTGTAAGAAGTGAAAAAATCAATCAACAATTTAATACTACCTCTTTTAATATCCCAAGAGATAAAATTGATGAAGAGGTTTTAAGAACTGGTGAAATAAAATATGAGGTTGATGAAGGTTTAACAACTTCAAAAATTAGAATATCTATTCCTTATATTGCACAACCAGATAAAGGGATTGATTGTCTTAAGTGTCATAATGTTTCTCAAGGTGAAACTCTAGGTGCTGTTTCTATGGAATTAGATATTAGTTCTATTAAAGAAATTGGTATTGAATCTTTATATCTAACTCTTTTTGTTGTTATGTTAACAGTTCTAATATTTACATTTATTAGTAAAAAAGTGCTTAGTCCATATACTTTTTTATTAACTCTATTTAAAGACAACCTTAATTATGCTTTAAATGGTAACTTTAAAAAAATTGAACCTCCATTTGGATTATCAGAAGATATTAGAAACTTAACCAATGATTACAATAATCTAATGATAACCTTTAAAGATACAACAGAAGAGATTGATAAAAAACTACAAGGATTTATTGGTTATAGAACTGAATTTTTAACAAATAGAAACCCTTTAAGTGAATCAAGGGAAATTATCAAAAAACTTTCAAACTTGTATCAATTTAAAAAAGAGGTTGAACAAGATAGTTCTAAAGAAGAGATTTATAAAAGACTTGCAGATGTTATGGAAAATGAGTTTGAATTAAGAAATTTTACATTTTCTGAAATAGATATGTTAAATAATAAAATTACAAAAGTTATTGAAAAAGGTGAATCATTTTATTGTTATAAAACCCTTTGTGAATCTCCAGAACTATGTAGAAGTGCTAGAACAAAAAGTGATGTACATTCGATTGATTTACATAATAGTTGTCAATATTTTGATGAAAAAGACAAATACTATTATTGTTTTAATATAAATATTGTAAAAAGTCTATATCTAATAGTACACTGTGTTGTAGATACAGAAGAAGAGTTTGAGCAATTAAAACAAAAAACAGTATTTATTAAAAATTATTTGAAAGAGGCTACACCTTCTCTTGAAGTTAATCTATTAATGAATGCATTGAAAAATTCAGCATTTAGAGATGGGCTTACTGGTCTTTATAATAGAAAATTTCTAGATGAACATTCTAAAAAGCTAATTCCTCAAGTAAAAAGAGAAAGCTTAAACATTGGTGTACTAATGTTAGATATGGACCACTTTAAAGCTGTTAATGATGAATATGGTCACGATATTGGAGATAAAGTATTAAAAGAACTTGGATCTATTTTAGAAGAGTCTGTAAGAGAATCTGATCTTGTAATAAGATATGGAGGAGAAGAATTTATAGTATTACTTGTTGGTGTTAAAGATGCTGAAAGTGCCCTAAAAATTGCAAATAATATTGGTAAAAAAGTTAGGGAAAATGAGATTGATGTTTATGCAGGGGCAAAACTTAAAAAAACTATTAGTATAGGTTTATCTATGTTCCCGCAAGATGGTAAAAACTTTGATTCAGTTCTTAAAAATGCAGATATTGCATTATATGAAGCAAAAAGTAGTGGTAGAGATAAAGTTGTAAGATTTAAAGAAGAACAAGTTAGTAGTGTTGACTTATTTTAA
- a CDS encoding tetrahydrodipicolinate N-succinyltransferase N-terminal domain-containing protein produces the protein MAFTKDDFKSKIEEIQSQSWYKNPIGFGIARVDRGQLNPEKVLQATYPVMNWEENYGSAAVFLNALKEAGVEVDTSKSELVATVSDVFLTSCIEVFRPYIPEAKGAEHKNVQVISQLASLPIDSGFTAEDYKVVFIFEDEAPQSAETVYLKLYALSTGKAKLRGLNLNGAFGQLENCAWVGNQPIELDWLRENEIALKLSGKYPSITKVDKFPQFLDHVIPADNTRILDTNKVRMGAQLAAGTTVMPGAAYINFNAGTEGAVMVEGRISSSAKVGKGSDVGGGASILGVLSGTDGVPVTIGDNTLLGANSCTGTSIADGCILDAGVTILPGTKITLSEKAVAALKEINPDKEIKELMRGMDFQGVNGVHFRQNSVTGQIIAMRSTREVKLNEDLH, from the coding sequence ATGGCATTTACAAAAGATGATTTTAAAAGCAAAATAGAAGAGATTCAATCTCAATCTTGGTATAAAAACCCAATTGGTTTTGGTATTGCAAGAGTTGATAGAGGACAATTAAATCCTGAAAAAGTTTTACAAGCAACATATCCAGTAATGAACTGGGAAGAAAACTATGGTTCAGCTGCAGTATTTCTTAATGCATTAAAAGAAGCAGGTGTTGAAGTTGATACATCAAAGTCTGAATTAGTAGCAACTGTTAGTGATGTATTTTTAACTTCTTGTATTGAGGTATTTAGACCTTATATCCCTGAAGCAAAAGGTGCTGAACATAAAAATGTTCAAGTTATTTCTCAATTAGCATCTTTACCAATTGATTCTGGGTTTACTGCTGAAGATTATAAAGTTGTATTTATTTTTGAAGATGAAGCTCCACAAAGTGCTGAAACAGTATATTTAAAACTTTATGCTTTATCAACAGGAAAAGCTAAATTAAGAGGATTAAATCTTAATGGTGCATTTGGACAATTAGAAAATTGTGCATGGGTTGGTAATCAGCCAATTGAATTAGATTGGTTAAGAGAAAATGAGATTGCATTAAAACTTTCTGGAAAATATCCATCAATCACTAAAGTTGATAAATTTCCACAATTCTTAGATCACGTAATCCCTGCAGATAATACAAGAATCTTAGATACTAACAAAGTTAGAATGGGTGCTCAATTAGCTGCTGGAACTACAGTTATGCCTGGTGCTGCTTATATTAACTTCAATGCAGGAACTGAAGGTGCAGTTATGGTTGAGGGTAGAATCTCTTCATCTGCTAAAGTTGGAAAAGGTTCAGATGTTGGTGGTGGAGCTTCAATTCTTGGAGTTTTATCTGGAACTGATGGTGTTCCTGTAACTATTGGAGATAACACTTTATTAGGTGCTAACTCTTGTACTGGTACAAGTATTGCTGATGGTTGTATCTTAGATGCTGGTGTTACAATTTTACCAGGGACTAAAATTACACTTTCTGAAAAAGCTGTTGCAGCATTAAAAGAGATTAATCCAGACAAAGAGATTAAAGAGCTTATGAGAGGTATGGATTTCCAAGGTGTAAATGGAGTTCACTTTAGACAAAACTCAGTAACAGGTCAAATTATTGCTATGAGAAGTACTAGAGAAGTTAAATTAAACGAAGATTTACACTAA
- a CDS encoding primosomal protein N' has protein sequence MNYYEVSFLKSPLNPLTYESLEEIKIGTKVLVPLGNRKKQTPAVVIKKVPKPEFKCVEILEILPFYYDEKMFEIAKFISQYYVCSFGEALSVYVPFDEKIQEEENKIEFDSKICLSKEQEKAYNFCQEKKQALLFANTGSGKTEIYIKTIEKVLNENGNAILLMPEISLSPQMQKRLEKVFGDSVAIWHSKITKKKKEKILEGIYKGEIKLVAGARSALFLPFKNLKLIVVDEEHDESYKSDSKPRYNAKDLSLYIAKKFDINLILGSATASISSFYKLPFYRLKETFFETKKQLTFDDSSTELSNLILNKIANVLENKNQVIVFLPTRANFKYQICTSCGKSVECPYCSVSMSLHKNDLALKCHYCGYAQKIPEQCPSCNNGIIHNIRVGTAEVEERLKEFFPEKIIKRFDRDEIKTDTKLKKVLNDFNANKIDILVGTQMLSKGHDYHNVKLAVVLGIDSVLNMSSYKARERALSLLIQISGRSGRKGEGEVIIQTQNQDLLSYYLQECDYEDFLNQELEFREGLYPPFIKMAKVIFAHENGLKVKDELDKYVKILKEYDDIEVVGFGQSPIFKMANKYRYEIILRSSTAKALLIALHSINSTMASIDMDSSF, from the coding sequence GTGAATTATTATGAAGTAAGTTTTTTAAAATCACCATTAAATCCTTTAACCTATGAAAGTTTAGAAGAGATTAAAATAGGAACAAAGGTTTTAGTTCCTTTAGGTAATAGAAAAAAACAAACTCCTGCAGTTGTAATAAAAAAAGTTCCTAAACCAGAATTTAAATGTGTAGAGATTTTGGAAATTTTACCTTTTTATTATGATGAGAAAATGTTTGAAATCGCAAAATTTATCTCCCAATATTATGTATGTTCATTTGGTGAAGCTTTGAGTGTGTATGTTCCTTTTGATGAAAAAATACAAGAGGAAGAAAACAAAATTGAATTTGATTCTAAAATTTGCTTATCTAAAGAACAAGAAAAAGCTTATAATTTTTGCCAAGAAAAAAAACAAGCCTTACTTTTTGCAAATACAGGAAGTGGAAAAACAGAAATCTATATTAAAACTATTGAAAAAGTTTTAAATGAAAATGGTAATGCAATTTTATTGATGCCTGAAATCTCTTTAAGTCCACAAATGCAAAAGCGTTTAGAAAAAGTATTTGGAGACAGTGTTGCTATTTGGCATTCTAAAATCACAAAAAAGAAAAAAGAAAAAATCCTTGAGGGGATTTATAAAGGGGAAATAAAATTAGTTGCAGGTGCTAGATCAGCTTTATTTTTACCCTTTAAAAATCTAAAATTAATAGTAGTAGATGAGGAACATGATGAATCATATAAAAGTGATTCAAAACCAAGATATAATGCAAAAGATTTATCTTTGTATATTGCAAAAAAATTTGATATTAATCTTATTTTAGGAAGTGCAACAGCTTCAATCTCTTCTTTTTATAAATTGCCTTTTTATAGATTAAAAGAAACATTTTTTGAAACAAAAAAACAATTGACATTTGATGATTCTTCAACGGAATTATCAAATTTAATTTTAAATAAAATTGCAAATGTTCTAGAAAACAAAAATCAAGTTATTGTTTTTTTGCCAACAAGGGCGAATTTTAAATATCAAATTTGTACTTCATGTGGAAAATCTGTTGAATGTCCATATTGTTCAGTTTCAATGAGCTTACATAAAAATGATTTGGCTTTAAAATGTCATTATTGTGGATATGCACAAAAGATTCCAGAACAATGTCCATCTTGCAATAATGGAATTATTCATAATATAAGAGTTGGTACAGCAGAGGTTGAAGAGAGATTAAAAGAGTTCTTCCCTGAAAAAATCATAAAAAGATTTGATAGAGATGAAATAAAAACAGATACTAAACTAAAAAAAGTTTTAAATGATTTTAATGCAAATAAAATTGATATCTTAGTTGGTACACAAATGCTTTCAAAAGGGCATGATTATCATAATGTAAAACTTGCAGTTGTTCTTGGAATTGATTCTGTTTTAAATATGAGTTCCTATAAAGCAAGGGAAAGAGCCTTATCCTTACTTATTCAAATATCAGGAAGAAGTGGTAGAAAAGGTGAGGGTGAAGTGATAATTCAAACCCAAAATCAAGATTTACTTAGTTATTACTTGCAAGAGTGTGATTATGAAGATTTTTTAAACCAAGAATTAGAATTTAGAGAGGGGCTTTATCCCCCTTTTATTAAAATGGCTAAGGTTATCTTTGCCCATGAAAATGGTTTAAAGGTAAAAGATGAATTAGATAAATATGTAAAAATTTTAAAAGAGTATGATGATATAGAGGTTGTTGGATTTGGACAAAGCCCAATTTTCAAAATGGCAAATAAATATCGATATGAAATAATACTTCGTTCATCAACTGCTAAGGCACTTTTAATCGCTCTTCACTCAATTAATTCAACAATGGCATCAATAGATATGGATAGCTCTTTTTAA
- a CDS encoding prepilin-type N-terminal cleavage/methylation domain-containing protein has protein sequence MKKAFSFLEIIIVILIISIISTFLIIKTSSSLDFVNKTNINADIAQIRSSISKENSKNVLLNDTSILKLDDANIEEEKSLLFSNILDKPLISTNSLKKEIGKWIKTSSNKYKIYITNEEYLEFEFTNNSFNCISSIELCKDFE, from the coding sequence ATGAAAAAAGCTTTTTCTTTTCTTGAAATAATTATAGTAATTCTAATAATTTCTATAATATCAACATTTTTAATTATAAAAACATCATCAAGTCTTGACTTTGTTAATAAAACTAATATTAATGCAGATATTGCACAAATTAGAAGTTCTATATCAAAAGAAAATTCAAAAAATGTACTTTTAAATGATACTTCTATTTTAAAGCTAGATGATGCAAATATTGAAGAGGAAAAAAGTTTATTGTTTTCAAATATTTTAGATAAACCGTTAATTTCAACAAATAGTTTAAAAAAAGAGATTGGAAAATGGATTAAAACCTCTTCAAATAAATATAAAATTTATATTACAAACGAAGAGTATTTAGAATTTGAATTTACAAATAATAGTTTTAACTGTATAAGTAGTATTGAATTATGTAAGGATTTTGAGTGA
- the zapB gene encoding cell division protein ZapB — MEIIEKLNLKIDKLVHEYELLKRENNMLRQDLEDLKNKNDELERNNQDMLLRIDSTLTFVEAKHIAK, encoded by the coding sequence ATGGAAATCATCGAAAAATTAAATTTAAAAATTGATAAGTTAGTACATGAATATGAACTCTTAAAAAGAGAGAATAATATGTTGCGTCAAGATTTAGAAGATTTAAAAAATAAAAACGATGAATTAGAAAGAAATAATCAAGATATGCTTTTAAGAATTGACAGTACATTAACTTTTGTTGAGGCTAAACACATTGCAAAATAA
- a CDS encoding TerB family tellurite resistance protein, whose translation MKLKPKEKFAFLQLAHYLARIDNDYGEKEEEIILEYCAEMGIENDDDFEIEDFSLADTLETFKTKKSKKIVVMELMILIHADDKFDLQEKALISQINDTFQLSGENLEFCSSWGKGVAALYAQGKLFIHG comes from the coding sequence ATGAAATTAAAACCCAAAGAAAAATTTGCATTCTTACAGCTTGCTCACTATTTAGCAAGAATTGATAATGACTATGGAGAAAAAGAAGAAGAGATAATCTTAGAATACTGTGCAGAAATGGGAATTGAAAACGACGATGACTTCGAAATTGAAGATTTCTCATTAGCGGACACATTAGAAACTTTTAAAACAAAAAAAAGCAAAAAAATTGTCGTAATGGAATTAATGATTTTAATTCATGCAGATGATAAATTTGATTTACAGGAAAAAGCATTAATTTCACAAATAAATGATACCTTTCAACTATCAGGTGAAAATTTAGAATTTTGCTCATCATGGGGAAAAGGTGTTGCAGCCTTGTATGCTCAAGGTAAACTTTTTATTCATGGATAG
- a CDS encoding fibronectin type III domain-containing protein, which yields MVRIILIFSFLIVNIYANKLPEKNLAVFSKYDGDAVLIKWVIPNLNKEYTYKLYRTNNQNKVLLSTSRKKTFDEVKDKFDKDALLALYPYKNAKTIEKKLEAKLFLNDIQRLMPSIISFRTDLAKAFGTFYKDKTVRLKQKYSYEIEVLENDKKILSKSFDIYTYKRAISPTPLGLEAKEDIDGINLTWQFDSLFYGYNIYIKKSPSKQFVKLNKSPISINTQSDLFYKDRTLKRLETAQYKITTVDFFGEESAFSNTVTGYFKGDLSTPKIKYLNVSINNSRVKLLWNKLKDSKTFYNVYRSNLVNGKYEKLNKKKISTNFYVDKSIDAGKNYYYYVTTISFLGESKPSSKRLVSALDVVAPNKVSNLKADVKPGKINLVWDKSKNKDILGYRVYFAMDKDDKYYARVNKKEIKDNKYTHDLPKNLSRFNYYYKVTAVDKRFNESDDSNIIKVKLPDVVAPKQPVFSVYRVYSNKIYLQWAPIYDYDLSHYNIYTQEGTKLVKLNSKKLLKTQFELINYKLQGMKKFIVTAVDKSGNESIKNKHILLSEKDTKAPIIKNINYVQTKDGIEISLDINDNDYNGFEVYRSSGKSLAFYKISNFIKIKSYIDKTLSKDTKQWYQLWVYDKAGNIKKSDTKEILWKN from the coding sequence ATGGTAAGAATTATATTGATTTTTAGTTTTTTAATAGTAAATATTTATGCAAATAAATTACCAGAAAAAAATCTTGCAGTTTTTTCAAAATATGATGGAGATGCAGTTTTAATAAAATGGGTAATACCAAATTTAAATAAAGAGTATACTTATAAACTATACAGAACTAATAATCAAAATAAAGTTTTATTATCAACTTCTAGAAAAAAAACCTTTGATGAGGTAAAAGATAAATTTGATAAAGATGCCTTACTTGCCCTTTATCCTTATAAAAATGCTAAAACTATTGAAAAAAAACTTGAGGCTAAATTATTTTTAAATGATATTCAAAGATTAATGCCTTCAATAATCTCATTTCGTACAGATTTAGCAAAAGCCTTTGGTACTTTTTATAAAGATAAAACAGTCAGGTTAAAACAAAAGTATAGTTATGAGATAGAAGTTTTAGAAAATGATAAAAAGATTCTTTCTAAAAGCTTTGATATATATACTTATAAAAGAGCAATATCTCCTACTCCTCTTGGTTTAGAAGCTAAAGAAGATATAGATGGAATAAACCTTACATGGCAATTTGATTCTCTATTTTACGGATATAATATCTATATTAAAAAAAGCCCCTCTAAACAATTTGTAAAATTAAATAAAAGTCCAATCTCAATAAATACACAAAGTGATTTGTTTTATAAAGATAGAACATTAAAAAGATTAGAAACTGCTCAGTATAAAATTACTACAGTTGATTTTTTTGGTGAAGAGAGTGCTTTTAGTAACACTGTGACAGGATACTTTAAAGGTGATTTATCTACACCTAAGATTAAATACCTAAATGTATCTATTAATAATTCAAGGGTTAAGCTTCTTTGGAATAAATTAAAAGATTCAAAAACTTTTTATAATGTTTATAGAAGTAATTTAGTAAATGGTAAATATGAAAAATTAAATAAAAAAAAGATTTCTACAAATTTTTATGTGGATAAATCGATTGATGCTGGTAAAAACTACTATTATTATGTAACTACTATTTCATTTTTAGGTGAATCAAAACCCTCATCAAAAAGATTGGTTTCAGCACTTGATGTAGTTGCACCAAATAAAGTTAGTAATTTAAAAGCCGATGTAAAACCAGGAAAAATAAATTTAGTCTGGGACAAATCAAAAAATAAAGATATACTTGGTTATCGTGTATATTTTGCTATGGATAAAGATGATAAATATTATGCAAGAGTAAATAAAAAAGAGATCAAAGATAATAAATACACTCATGATTTGCCAAAAAACTTAAGTAGATTTAATTATTATTACAAAGTAACAGCTGTTGATAAAAGGTTTAATGAAAGTGATGATTCAAATATAATTAAAGTAAAACTTCCTGATGTTGTTGCACCAAAACAGCCGGTATTTTCAGTATATAGGGTTTATAGTAATAAAATATATTTGCAATGGGCTCCAATATATGATTATGATTTAAGCCATTATAATATTTATACTCAAGAGGGGACAAAATTAGTAAAGCTGAACTCTAAGAAACTTCTAAAAACTCAATTTGAACTTATTAATTATAAATTGCAAGGTATGAAAAAGTTTATTGTAACAGCTGTTGATAAAAGTGGTAATGAGTCTATAAAGAATAAACATATTTTATTAAGTGAAAAAGATACAAAAGCTCCTATAATTAAAAACATAAATTATGTACAAACTAAGGATGGTATAGAAATTTCTTTAGATATAAATGATAATGATTACAATGGTTTTGAAGTTTACAGAAGTAGTGGTAAAAGTCTTGCCTTTTATAAAATCTCAAATTTTATAAAAATAAAATCTTATATTGATAAAACATTATCAAAGGATACTAAACAATGGTATCAACTATGGGTTTATGATAAAGCTGGGAACATAAAGAAAAGTGATACAAAAGAGATTTTATGGAAAAATTAA